Proteins encoded in a region of the Blastococcus sp. Marseille-P5729 genome:
- a CDS encoding alpha-ketoglutarate-dependent dioxygenase AlkB: protein MLLQGSLLDLDEDLHFGPLSGVRRTVLAHQAWVDHLAGWASGTTDLFEQLLETVDWRADKRVMYDRVIEVPRLTRFYREGEPLPHHALEEARELLSDHYRHELGERFVSAGMCLYRDARDSVAWHGDREGRAATGDTMVAILSLGTPRTLALRERLGGPTRHRFRLGHGDLVVMGGSCQRTWDHAVPKASGSLGPRISVQFRTRGVR, encoded by the coding sequence ATGCTGCTGCAAGGTTCACTGCTCGACCTCGATGAGGATCTGCACTTCGGTCCGCTGTCCGGGGTTCGGCGTACCGTCCTGGCACACCAGGCCTGGGTTGACCACCTGGCGGGCTGGGCCTCTGGAACCACCGACCTGTTCGAGCAGCTGCTCGAGACCGTCGACTGGCGAGCCGACAAGCGGGTGATGTACGACCGGGTCATCGAGGTTCCGCGCCTGACCCGCTTCTACCGCGAGGGTGAGCCGCTCCCGCACCACGCGCTCGAGGAGGCCCGCGAGCTGCTGAGCGATCACTACCGGCACGAGCTGGGCGAGCGGTTCGTGTCGGCTGGCATGTGCCTATACCGGGACGCGCGCGACTCGGTCGCCTGGCACGGCGACCGGGAGGGCCGGGCGGCGACCGGTGACACCATGGTCGCCATCCTCTCCCTCGGCACCCCGCGCACTCTCGCGCTACGAGAACGCCTTGGCGGGCCCACGCGGCACCGGTTCCGTCTCGGGCACGGCGATCTGGTGGTGATGGGCGGGTCCTGCCAGCGCACCTGGGACCACGCCGTCCCCAAGGCCAGCGGCAGCCTGGGGCCACGGATCTCGGTGCAGTTCCGCACCCGCGGCGTCCGATAG
- a CDS encoding threo-3-hydroxy-L-aspartate ammonia-lyase: MQQLPITYDDVLAASYRIDEAVRRTPVLTSAELNDALDARIHFKCENLQRVGAFKLRGAYNAIAALTPQERAAGVIAYSSGNHAQAVAMAATLQGARSTIVMPHDAPPIKRAATERYGARVVEYDRYREDRIEIARGIAEREGGVTIPPYDHPDVIAGQGTVAKELIEQVGTLDVVIAPLGGGGLLSGTAVAAAALCPEAQVLGVEPEAGDDGRRSLAAGQIVRIDTPQTIADGAQTQFLGQYTFPILRRYVAEILTVPDASLVQAMRWFFETLKVVVEPTGALAAAAVRDGLVDVRGKRVGVIVSGGNVDLARYGRLLSG, encoded by the coding sequence ATGCAGCAGCTGCCGATCACGTATGACGACGTCCTCGCTGCGTCGTATCGGATCGACGAGGCGGTACGCCGCACGCCGGTGCTCACGTCTGCAGAGCTGAACGACGCGCTGGACGCGCGCATCCACTTCAAATGCGAGAACCTTCAACGTGTAGGCGCCTTCAAGCTCCGTGGCGCATACAACGCGATCGCCGCGTTGACACCTCAGGAGCGGGCCGCCGGCGTGATCGCCTATTCCTCCGGTAACCACGCTCAGGCGGTCGCGATGGCCGCGACCCTGCAGGGGGCGCGATCCACCATCGTCATGCCCCACGATGCACCGCCTATCAAGAGAGCGGCAACCGAGCGCTACGGCGCTCGGGTAGTCGAGTACGACCGATACCGCGAGGACCGGATCGAGATCGCCCGGGGGATCGCGGAGCGTGAGGGCGGGGTGACGATCCCGCCGTACGACCACCCTGATGTCATCGCGGGGCAGGGGACCGTGGCCAAGGAGCTCATCGAGCAGGTCGGCACGCTCGATGTCGTGATCGCGCCGCTGGGTGGCGGCGGACTGCTGTCCGGTACGGCCGTCGCCGCGGCCGCACTCTGTCCGGAGGCTCAGGTGCTCGGGGTCGAGCCGGAGGCGGGCGACGACGGGCGACGCAGCCTGGCTGCCGGACAGATCGTGCGCATTGACACGCCGCAGACGATCGCGGACGGCGCCCAGACCCAGTTCCTCGGCCAGTACACCTTCCCGATCCTCCGGCGGTATGTCGCCGAGATCCTCACGGTGCCCGACGCCTCGCTGGTGCAGGCGATGCGCTGGTTCTTCGAGACGCTCAAGGTGGTCGTCGAGCCGACCGGTGCGCTCGCCGCGGCTGCCGTGCGCGACGGCTTGGTCGACGTGCGGGGCAAACGGGTAGGCGTGATCGTCTCGGGCGGCAACGTCGACCTGGCGCGGTACGGCCGGCTGCTGTCCGGGTAG
- a CDS encoding TVP38/TMEM64 family protein — protein sequence MGIRERVRDVPRGSWIRLAAFAVTFAIAGLVLLLIGVPTVAEARDWVRARGPIAPVVFVVGFAALTVTPFPKSVLSVAGGALWGIGVGLAICVAAVVLGATFSFVLGRHVVGSSLRTLAGPHMKQVDDAVRRSFLAVLAVRIMPVLPFTLLNYAFGVTAIRYPVFALATAIGCTPGTGAYVAVGAYGADVTSWQFWVVLASIATVSLIAVILGIRRRGRDAAAADHV from the coding sequence GTGGGCATTCGCGAGCGCGTCCGCGACGTCCCTCGCGGCTCCTGGATCCGGCTGGCTGCCTTCGCCGTCACCTTCGCTATCGCCGGGCTCGTGCTGCTGCTGATCGGCGTCCCTACCGTGGCCGAGGCGCGTGACTGGGTGCGGGCGCGCGGCCCGATCGCACCCGTGGTCTTCGTCGTGGGGTTCGCGGCGCTCACTGTGACACCCTTTCCGAAGAGCGTGCTGTCGGTTGCCGGGGGAGCCCTCTGGGGGATCGGTGTCGGGCTGGCGATCTGCGTGGCCGCGGTGGTCCTCGGCGCCACCTTCTCGTTCGTCCTGGGCCGGCATGTCGTCGGGAGCTCTCTGCGCACGTTGGCCGGCCCGCACATGAAGCAGGTGGACGACGCGGTGCGCCGTAGCTTCCTCGCCGTGCTCGCGGTGCGGATCATGCCCGTACTACCGTTCACCCTCCTGAACTACGCCTTTGGGGTGACGGCGATCCGGTACCCGGTCTTCGCGCTGGCCACCGCGATCGGCTGCACCCCCGGGACTGGAGCGTACGTCGCAGTGGGCGCCTACGGTGCGGACGTCACCTCCTGGCAGTTCTGGGTCGTCCTCGCATCGATCGCGACAGTGAGCCTGATCGCCGTCATACTAGGGATCCGACGAAGGGGACGAGATGCAGCAGCTGCCGATCACGTATGA
- the lhgO gene encoding L-2-hydroxyglutarate oxidase gives MVDEKEHIMASYVVIGAGILGLATARSIAELDPAAHVTVLEKEDRVAAHQTGRNSGVIHSGIYYVPGSKKAVMSRAGSVSMTRFAEDNGVALVKTGKLIVATRDEQVPAMERLLERGQQNGVPVRRITPSEAREYEPHVNAVAALHVGSTAIVDFIGVCQRLADLISERGGEVRFGAEVTGIERSGEQTVLETTAGTFQADVVVSCAGLQADLVAGFDLEAHRMPYRIVPFRGEYYELVPEREYLVNGLIYPVPNPELPFLGVHLTRMARGGVHAGPNAVLALAREGYDWRSVRPGEVWDAVRFPGFWRMARKNLGVGAMEVRRSLSRKRFARSLAELVPAVRESDIVPSPAGVRAQLLTRDGAIYDDFLIERQGRNLHVLNAPSPAATAALEIGQHIAREAVG, from the coding sequence GTGGTCGACGAGAAGGAGCACATCATGGCCAGCTATGTGGTGATCGGCGCTGGAATCCTCGGGCTTGCGACCGCGCGCTCGATCGCTGAGCTCGACCCGGCCGCCCACGTGACGGTGCTCGAGAAGGAGGACCGGGTCGCAGCCCATCAGACCGGCCGTAACTCGGGCGTCATCCACTCCGGCATCTACTATGTGCCCGGTTCGAAGAAGGCAGTGATGTCGCGGGCCGGGTCGGTGTCGATGACGAGGTTCGCAGAGGACAACGGGGTAGCGCTGGTGAAGACCGGCAAGCTCATCGTCGCCACCCGCGACGAGCAGGTGCCCGCTATGGAACGGCTGCTCGAGCGCGGTCAGCAGAACGGCGTCCCGGTGCGCCGCATCACCCCGAGTGAGGCACGTGAGTACGAGCCGCATGTCAACGCGGTGGCCGCCCTGCACGTCGGCTCGACCGCGATCGTCGACTTCATCGGGGTGTGCCAGCGCCTCGCCGATCTGATCAGTGAGCGCGGGGGCGAGGTCCGTTTCGGGGCAGAGGTGACCGGAATCGAGCGATCGGGCGAGCAGACCGTCCTCGAGACGACAGCAGGCACCTTCCAGGCGGACGTCGTCGTGTCCTGTGCGGGCCTGCAAGCCGATCTGGTGGCTGGTTTCGATCTCGAAGCGCACCGCATGCCCTATCGAATCGTGCCGTTTCGTGGCGAGTACTACGAGCTCGTGCCTGAGCGCGAGTACCTGGTCAACGGGCTGATCTACCCGGTACCCAACCCCGAGCTGCCCTTCCTCGGCGTGCACCTGACGCGGATGGCTCGAGGCGGCGTGCACGCCGGACCGAACGCGGTCCTCGCGCTCGCGAGGGAGGGCTACGACTGGCGCTCTGTCCGTCCAGGCGAGGTGTGGGATGCCGTCCGATTCCCAGGCTTCTGGCGGATGGCGCGCAAGAACCTCGGCGTCGGCGCGATGGAGGTGAGGCGTTCGCTGTCGCGCAAGCGATTCGCCCGGTCTCTCGCCGAGCTGGTTCCCGCCGTGCGCGAGAGCGACATCGTGCCGTCTCCAGCCGGCGTGCGCGCTCAGCTGCTCACCCGCGACGGCGCGATCTACGACGACTTCCTCATCGAGCGTCAGGGCCGCAACCTGCACGTGCTCAACGCGCCTTCCCCGGCGGCGACGGCCGCACTCGAGATCGGGCAGCACATCGCCCGCGAGGCGGTCGGCTAA
- a CDS encoding aromatic acid exporter family protein, translating to MESHRLAARYIRDLTHELSTDLAPRAAEASRRSAKERVRRLRTRSYFILQCSTAAGVSWWLAQHLLGHTMPFLAPVAAIICLGLSFGQRWRRVVEVTVGVATGVLVGSAFAHFFGSGAWQIIVVAAGGMVLASLLGGGALISTQAAVQGTIVVALIGHPEGGFDRWLDALIGAMVALVAATITPASPIDRPRDIAARIGTSMAEVLRESVRAYQEADPQRAARALQAARESELDLDAFSNATKEGLAVVRHSPLRRRRRRSVQEIAEIAAPLDRAVRNLRVLVRRIGAAIWREETISEDIIDSVRSLADIIDGMSGSGTGRRLSSWRSEITELGNRTSTMRIETLSAAVLIAQMRSIVVDLLEMTGLSYEQARETLSPYADR from the coding sequence CATCCCGGCGGTCGGCGAAGGAGCGGGTGCGTCGGCTGCGTACCCGCTCCTACTTCATCCTGCAGTGCTCGACCGCCGCCGGTGTGTCCTGGTGGCTGGCCCAGCATCTGCTCGGTCACACGATGCCTTTCCTCGCGCCGGTCGCCGCGATCATCTGCCTGGGGCTGAGCTTCGGCCAGCGGTGGCGCCGGGTGGTGGAGGTGACGGTCGGCGTGGCGACCGGCGTCCTCGTCGGCAGTGCGTTCGCGCACTTCTTCGGCAGCGGGGCCTGGCAGATCATTGTCGTCGCGGCCGGCGGCATGGTGCTGGCCTCGCTGCTGGGCGGCGGTGCGCTCATCTCGACGCAGGCCGCCGTCCAGGGCACGATCGTGGTCGCGCTGATCGGGCATCCCGAGGGCGGGTTCGACCGGTGGCTGGACGCGCTGATCGGGGCCATGGTCGCGCTCGTCGCAGCGACCATCACCCCGGCCTCGCCGATCGACCGGCCGCGAGACATCGCAGCGAGGATCGGGACGTCGATGGCGGAGGTGCTGCGCGAGTCGGTGCGCGCCTATCAGGAGGCCGACCCGCAGCGTGCCGCCCGTGCGCTGCAGGCGGCGCGGGAGTCCGAGCTGGACCTCGACGCCTTCTCCAACGCCACCAAGGAGGGGCTGGCCGTCGTCCGGCACTCGCCGCTGCGTCGGCGACGACGCAGATCTGTGCAGGAGATCGCCGAGATCGCCGCACCCCTGGACCGGGCGGTGCGCAACCTGCGGGTGCTCGTCCGCCGGATCGGTGCGGCCATCTGGCGCGAGGAGACCATCAGTGAGGACATCATCGACAGCGTCCGATCGCTGGCCGACATCATCGACGGCATGAGCGGTTCCGGCACCGGACGTCGCCTGTCGAGCTGGCGTTCGGAGATCACCGAGCTGGGCAACCGCACCAGCACCATGCGGATCGAGACGCTTTCCGCTGCCGTGCTGATCGCCCAGATGCGCTCGATCGTCGTCGACCTGCTGGAGATGACCGGGCTGAGCTACGAGCAGGCGCGCGAGACGCTGAGCCCGTACGCCGACCGATAG